One genomic segment of Paenibacillus durus includes these proteins:
- a CDS encoding carboxymuconolactone decarboxylase family protein, translating into MKHRIIESNAREAFVDIAPAFVRYSEEVLFGDVWRREQLSLRERSLLTVSALVAGGHTGQLPYHFRLAQENGLTKEELIEAMTHLAFYAGWPCAASAIQVAKDVFGENLEEME; encoded by the coding sequence ATGAAGCATCGAATAATTGAATCTAACGCCCGTGAAGCGTTCGTGGATATTGCCCCCGCTTTCGTTCGCTATTCGGAAGAAGTGCTCTTTGGGGACGTTTGGAGAAGAGAACAATTATCGCTTCGGGAGCGCAGTCTGCTCACGGTATCAGCGCTAGTCGCCGGAGGACATACGGGGCAGCTTCCTTATCATTTCCGGCTGGCCCAAGAGAACGGTCTGACCAAAGAAGAACTGATCGAAGCGATGACCCATCTTGCGTTTTACGCGGGCTGGCCGTGCGCTGCATCCGCGATACAAGTTGCGAAGGATGTATTCGGAGAGAACTTAGAAGAAATGGAATAG